Genomic window (Rhododendron vialii isolate Sample 1 chromosome 4a, ASM3025357v1):
CAATTTAACGGAGGCCAGCCCAGTTGAATTGCGCAACCTCACGTCCCTTCAGCATCTGGAATTGGACAGATGTAACTCACGATGGGCGAGGGCTTGGGAGGAGGGGCAATTCTGTTTGACCAGCCTTCGAACGTTGGATGTAGGTCACTTCTCAGAGGAGCTTGATTATTTCCCCTGGCCAGAGCTGGCCAAAGCTCGAAATCCGCAACATTACCCATTCATGTCCCTAGAATCTCTGGAGTTATGGGGATGGCCAAAGCTCAAGTGCCTTCCCAATCAACTTCGGCACCTCACTACCTTAAGAAACCTGGGAATTAATAAATTTGCTGAGTTGGAAGCTCTACCGGAGTGGTTGGGTAACTTTTCATCTCTTGAATCATTGGAGCTCTATTGGTGCCGAAATCTGAGGAGTTTGCCCTCACTGGAAAACTTTCAATGTCTCAAGAATTTACAATCTCTGAATATAACCCGTTGTCCCCTTCTAACGGAAATGTGCAAAGAAGGGGGAGAAGAGTGGCACAAGATTGCTCATATTCCAACTCGTATATAGATGGTAAATTCTCCAATTGCTCATTTTggtgattttcttcttcttcttcttttcttcttcttcttcttttctctctctctctctctctctctctctctctctctctcagttttgGGTTAGTATTTGTGTCATCTTTCATGTGCATTTGGGGAAAGAATAATGCTATTGGGACCGATTGTCTCTACCGAAAATATACAGATCTGAGTTGGCATGGAAGGGACCCACGCACTGACGCAATCCCATTATCTCTCACTCCTCTCCCCCGCAAACAAAATTGGCGGGCCCAATTTGGaagaattcaaaaaatttggttttcGGAATATATGGGCCCACAAATTCATTTTGgttgaaaaatttctctctcttctaaaatgtttctctctctctctatctctctctctctctggaaataCAGAGGCATTTCTTCTCCAAAATAGAATCTGTATCTTCCTCTTCTTCACACCCACCCCCGACGCCGCCTTCCCCTAACTCACCTACGCTGGTTTGACACAACCATCACCTCCGTTCCATCTTTGCAGTGTATCGCACCACCACGACGCCCTCCCCCGATTCACCAACGCTGATCCAACGCAACCATCACCAGTGTCCCACGTTGCTGCCTTCCTCTTCCCGTCCCACCGTCGGTGTCGTCTCACTGGTAAGGAAAGCTCCAACCACCGTCGGTGTCGTCTTGCTGGTAAGAAAAGCTCCAACCAACTTGttcctgattttttttgaaatccccAAATCTCATTATATATTAGGGCTTGCGAAGGTAAAAGGGAGATTTACCGTATGTTCCAAATTCACGGACAAATGTTTCTCAAGTATAGATTTTTGGTGAGATCTCCCTAAACTATcatcggatttttttttttttttttagaaagacGAGAATAgttgagaggaaagagagaggggccTAAGCTTCCTGCTTTCGgtgggattttttttgaggAGTTGGCACAGTAGATTGAGTTGTGTGGCTATGGTTTGTTTGTGAATTGTATAAATGTATATGTGTATGTGCTATGTAATGGTGCGGATAAAttaagagagaagagaggaagcCGATGAGTGTGAGAATGTGGGAAGATGAGGATTAGGCGATTAGCAATTGGTTGGTGTGAAATGAAGCATCTTGAGTCACGTGTCGTTCACTTTCCTGAGAACGTGGCTTGTGAATCAGATTACACTTGGGTTATAGACTCTTATTGGATTAAACtatcttttgctttttgtttataAGGTTGTTTGAACTACTGCTCACTGTTGGCATTTCGGAGCACATACTTTGAACTAGTTTGTATCTCAATAAATGATATTGTTGAATGGACAAATCATTTTGTGTGAATGATCTTTCTATGCCCCACCAACAGAAACACCCTTTGAAATATAATTTGGACAATGATTTTTTTCGTTTAGTAGCAAACatgttctttttaattttctcaaCCTTTCTTGCCAGTTTTCTTTGGAATTTTGGTCTTAAAGTTATTGATTGTGTTTTGGAGCTAGCAGGGAATGCGGCGAGGGATAACAAGAGGAACCAAATAGTTCCAAGCACAATCAGTTTGCTTTGAGGAATGATGGGGAGTCGGTAACATTTGTGAATGATGTAGTTTTGCCTAACAATAATCAAGTTCTCTTATCGAAGAATTCTGGGAAAGGAAAGAACCAGATCGGATATGTTTTGCAGGAGTTGTAGGGTTTTTAGGAGTAGTGATTTCCTCTCCGTGTTTTGGAAATGATTATGTTGGTTCCTTTTCGGCTTGTTTCGatggatcttttttttttttttttttttcaatagcttGTTATGGACATATGGCCTTTATAGCTTGTTATGGAAATAGCTTGATGAATCCTTGTCTCAACAACTTGGTCATATATGGAAAATCAGTTGTTTCAAATGTCGAGAATCACACTATTGAGtgcaaattttttgtttgatttataCACCAGGTTTTTATATCCtacaaacaagaaagaatatgATGGAAAAGGCTTGGATTTTGCTTGGTGTGCATGGTGATTCattaattgattttcaaaaagTCCATTGTTGAAATACCATTTTGTTGGTGGAACACTTGGTATGCATAAGACAAAAGAGCAACCTTCCACTATGTTACTATATtagaatttcaattttttgatgGCTTGCCAACTTGCATTCATGTCTTCTCTTATAAAACGAGCAATTCATGTACCATTGGATTTGGTTCGGGCatggattttatttttaaaaaaccgtGACTCTTGaattaggattggattcataagaatccgatccgatctggACTTGTACAGCTCTAATTCTCACACTAGAAAGGCCTCGTGTGCTAAGtgtaggggtgtgcaaaaaacccgagcCCCTACGGAtttgacccgacccgacccgacccgaccagaagggtttcgggcggggccgaacatgtggttcggtcgggtacgggtttattttttgaaaaagatcagttttcggttcggggctcggaggtgctgtttttcttacccgacccaaCCCGACAAAaccccgacccgaccaaaaaaatcggacAGGCGGACGGTTATtccccctccttcggttcggggCCCAAAAATTCAATACTCGACCAGTCGGGGTCGGGGTCGGGGTcgaacccgacccgtccgacccgtgcacacccctagctAAGTGCCACAAACATGTAATGAAATTGAATGCTATAATTCAATATTGGTACCGGTTTTTTCAGCCATCCAATTAAAGAAATGCTAATAAGCAATAATCCATTAATTGCATAAATAGTTAATCCATTAATTGCATaaacagttcacatagtcaggGGATTACATTTCATGGCCCatgatgaaaacaaaaatagggGCATAATGCATCAACCTTACATGTTTATATACAAACAGGAAGCTTTCACACCTTCCACTCTGCGATTCTGATCCCTATACAAAAGAACCATActtacaaaaaataatgcaCCAATCCTCCGAAATTCTATAACATCTGCCACATACCACAAAGGACGCCTCATAGAATGCATACATGCCATCATTTTCAAAGCACCTTGTCCAATTCCATTGGAGTCTGATCTAGGTCAATTTGGGACGActgaaataggaaaaaaaatcaagtatgtAAGTTGAAttgaatttcaaactaaaatatgaaaaaagatAAGCATACTTACGCTAAAATCTACACTCTCTTGCGTGATAATCTCATCAAACTCCAAAGCATGAGTGTGAATAGTTCGAACGTCCATATCCCCATCTTCCACTCGTCCCTACTCATacgtattttgaaaaaaaaaataacattttagtgCAAGCGTAAATAGTTCCCATGAAAAATTGATTGCAAATAGGTATTTACCGGTATACTATTTGCACGGCCTCGACTAGCTTTCAActttttgcttgattttctAATAGTCTTAATAATTTTCTCAATCATGGGTTTTTTTCTATTAATCGGCGGTCGCCCTCTCCGAGGACGTTTACTTGGATCTCCCACGGGTTTTTGAGTGTTGCAAGTTACTATACCATCTCTACCTACAAAAAGATAAGTAGAATATGAATAATATGCACCCAACAATGAGAATTATGATAATGAAAAGTAACATTAGAATGCTTACTTACCGATAAGTGAAATAGGATCCTTTTGTACATCAGGAAACATAGGCCTATTGGTGTCATCATCACAAACTTCATTCTCCACTTCCGCTTCAAGCAACTTAGCCATAACCCTCTCACTCTTTCCATCGGAATCAAAGGCCTTGTTGGCGACTCGATGGAAAAGCACCAACATTTTGTCAAAACGATGCCATTCAGGCTTGCGTTCCCAATTAGCATAGCTAACCTTAACAAATGTATGATTCCTCCTCACATCTTTTCTCCATCTTCGTAAAATGTatttttcagatacttgagtgaGCTTCTTCTTTGACCAAACAACGAACGTATGCTTGCATACGATTCCCTTAAACTCGAACAATCGACAAGTACAACTAGCATCTTTTGACTGCTTTTTAAAACGAACATGGAAAGtacaagttttcaaaaaaccagCCTCACCAATTTTTATGTCTTCTTCTATCTCAAATTCCTCCATATCATCCACCACCATTACTCGCTCTATTTGGCATGAAATCTTTCCTGCTACTTCATCTCTGAAATCCTTAAATTTGGCAATTGTGCATGCTTGTTGAAATTGGTCCTCAAACCCATAAGGGGACACGGTCTTAATTTGAGCGTTGAAACAATGGGCATCTTCATCCTCTTCTTGTTGCACTCTTTTACCCATAGCATTCTCATATTGCTCCACAAATTGCTTCAAGGTGGTATTTGAATGAACATAGCCATCAAAAAAGTGATTAATGCTCTCGCTCCGCTGGGTGGTTGACATCCCTGCCCAAAAAGTATCTTTCACAAATGCCGGAACCCATCGATGTCTTTCCTCGTATAAGCCATTTAACCACTCATTGCCCTCTAACTCATATGCATCGATGACATGGCCCCAATTTGCTTCAAATTCTTCTTGATTCAATGAATCATATACCGCATTAAGGAGACCAGACTTAATGGAATCATAAGCTTCGCCCTTTATCTTTTCAGGAATCTTTTTCAAGATATGCCACAAACACCAACGATGTCGCGCTTTAGGAAAAACTATACTAATCGCATTTTGCATAGCCCGACATTGGTCCGTGATAATGGCATTAGGAGAACACCCGGACATGCAAGAAAGCCAAGCCTTgaacaaccaaacaaatgaaTCTGTGTCCTCCTGTGATatcaaaccacatccaaacaagATTGACTGTCCATGATGGTTTACACCTACGAAAGGAGCGAAAGGCATGCCGTGCTTGTTAACCAAGTAAGTAGTGTCAAATGTTACCGCATCACCAAATTCTTTGAAAGCCTCTCTACTCCTCGCATCGGCCCAAAAGACACTCCTTAGTCGGTGCTCTTGATCAACATCCAtggcataaaaaaaattcccattgTCAGCTTGCATTTTAATGAAATACTTATGCATTGCCTCAGCATCCCCTTCCTTGAGTTCTAAGCGCCTCGCTTTATCAAGGTGATTCCTTGCATCCTTTTCTGACCATGTCAAATTTTTAGGCCCACCTGCCTCAATAACACATGAAGCAATTGTCTTGGTTGTTCTTATTCCGGCAGCACCATTCAATTCAAGTGTCCTCTTCGCATGTGGTGGAATAATTCGATTGAACTTGAGATAGCGAGCTTTGTCTGGGCATATTTCATGATTATGATTGAGCTCAATTGAATTCAACATCCACTTCTTATCGGCGGTATAAGAAATATTCATTGATGCTTTACATCCTGTTTTTGATGTTGGACGGGCGGTGATTGGGTTGAGTGAATTTATCCTCGACTTGCCTTTCCGATGACAACCATAAGTTACATTGGTCCTTTGTCCATCCTCACGCTTTTTTGATGTTCTTATAATCACACCAAAACCTTGCGTTCTACCATAACTAGTGTAATAATCACGAGCTTCATTTTCTGAATCAAAGGACATCCCAACTTTAGGTTCCACTACCTCCTCTAAATTATGATCTCCCTCCATGGATAAATCCTCACAGTCCTCATCCCCAGTAGCCTCATCTATGTCAAATTCAAGTGGACattcttccatttccattctTCTACAAACAAATTATTAAAGATCA
Coding sequences:
- the LOC131322166 gene encoding uncharacterized protein LOC131322166, with amino-acid sequence MLVLFHRVANKAFDSDGKSERVMAKLLEAEVENEVCDDDTNRPMFPDVQKDPISLIGRDGIVTCNTQKPVGDPSKRPRRGRPPINRKKPMIEKIIKTIRKSSKKLKASRGRANSIPGRVEDGDMDVRTIHTHALEFDEIITQESVDFSSSQIDLDQTPMELDKVL
- the LOC131323947 gene encoding putative disease resistance protein RGA3 — protein: MYIGEETGGEFNSCQTSLQKLSIRGCRELRFLPKGLRQPTLVRLEMIECSNLTEASPVELRNLTSLQHLELDRCNSRWARAWEEGQFCLTSLRTLDVGHFSEELDYFPWPELAKARNPQHYPFMSLESLELWGWPKLKCLPNQLRHLTTLRNLGINKFAELEALPEWLGNFSSLESLELYWCRNLRSLPSLENFQCLKNLQSLNITRCPLLTEMCKEGGEEWHKIAHIPTRI
- the LOC131323948 gene encoding protein FAR-RED IMPAIRED RESPONSE 1-like; protein product: MMHHTKHQNSVVEDHGVEIVPQFLLGSIVMVKDVNQLTQPQPPPPPRLHRQPESHRQPESHPPPEKSPTSGEVTDHHPLPAGAGSPLELRNAGRPPSTAKGHRTARHHFCKLHRLFKKDSIRMEMEECPLEFDIDEATGDEDCEDLSMEGDHNLEEVVEPKVGMSFDSENEARDYYTSYGRTQGFGVIIRTSKKREDGQRTNVTYGCHRKGKSRINSLNPITARPTSKTGCKASMNISYTADKKWMLNSIELNHNHEICPDKARYLKFNRIIPPHAKRTLELNGAAGIRTTKTIASCVIEAGGPKNLTWSEKDARNHLDKARRLELKEGDAEAMHKYFIKMQADNGNFFYAMDVDQEHRLRSVFWADARSREAFKEFGDAVTFDTTYLVNKHGMPFAPFVGVNHHGQSILFGCGLISQEDTDSFVWLFKAWLSCMSGCSPNAIITDQCRAMQNAISIVFPKARHRWCLWHILKKIPEKIKGEAYDSIKSGLLNAVYDSLNQEEFEANWGHVIDAYELEGNEWLNGLYEERHRWVPAFVKDTFWAGMSTTQRSESINHFFDGYVHSNTTLKQFVEQYENAMGKRVQQEEDEDAHCFNAQIKTVSPYGFEDQFQQACTIAKFKDFRDEVAGKISCQIERVMVVDDMEEFEIEEDIKIGEAGFLKTCTFHVRFKKQSKDASCTCRLFEFKGIMEKRCEEESYIC